The Benincasa hispida cultivar B227 chromosome 11, ASM972705v1, whole genome shotgun sequence genome has a segment encoding these proteins:
- the LOC120091444 gene encoding BEL1-like homeodomain protein 9, producing MAEGIESYDHVPQQSRRDKLRELPDHHHRSNFLPFYDPSSSDSSNRFQFHHHPFFDPQFQSPLLPEIHSFPAEPLSLSLSPHPFLASPIPAPLPLGPFTGYASILKGSRFLKPAHHLLQDLCDSVHSSSSSSAFLHDPSSDSFTDSPILDHHHPLPSDSSAPPHKSTLLSMLDEVYRKYKQYYQQIQEVMTSFEYISGLGNAAPYANQAIKAMYKHFKCLKNAILDQLQFNKKTHGDYNQRSVQNPGFLDHQPVWRPQRGLPERAVTVLRAWLFEHFLHPYPSDTDKLMLAKQTGLSRSQVSNWFINARVRLWKPMVEEIYMLETKQQQTQKNLHREDRNANRTNDHHHPSNSLAMDNPSTSTQQIQDTPPKRTWNEPHDVPMGNHNEPLNVSYNLSTHPHVATNTNMAGNNGGVSLTLGLHQNNVIGGFSEPFPVGFPVAATRRFGLGILGNNDGYVMGGHFSRDVLGGQMLHDFVG from the exons ATGGCTGAGGGTATTGAATCCTACGACCATGTCCCTCAACAGAGCCGCCGCGACAAGCTCCGGGAGCTTCCCGACCACCACCACCGTTCCAATTTCCTCCCTTTTTACGACCCTTCTTCTTCCGATTCCTCTAATCGCTTCCAATTTCACCACCACCCTTTTTTCGACCCCCAATTCCAATCCCCTCTTCTACCCGAAATCCATTCTTTCCCAGCTGAGCctctttccctttccctttcccCTCACCCCTTTCTCGCTTCCCCTATTCCCGCTCCTCTCCCTCTCGGCCCTTTCACCGGCTACGCTTCCATTTTGAAAGGCTCCAGGTTCCTCAAGCCCGCCCATCACTTGCTACAGGACCTCTGTGATTCTGTCcattcctcttcttcttc ttctGCTTTCCTCCACGATCCTTCCTCTGATTCCTTCACCGATTCCCCAATTCTCGACCATCATCACCCCCTTCCTTCTGATTCTTCTGCCCCTCCTCATAAATCCACCCTTCTTTCCATGCTTGATGAG GTTTACAGGAAATATAAGCAGTACTATCAACAAATCCAGGAAGTAATGACATCGTTCGAGTACATCTCCGGGCTCGGGAATGCGGCGCCGTATGCCAACCAGGCTATAAAAGCCATGTACAAGCATTTCAAGTGCTTGAAAAATGCTATTCTAGACCAACTTCAATTCAATAAAAAGACTCATGGTGACTACAATCAAAGATCCGTTCAGAACCCGGGATTTCTTGACCATCAGCCTGTTTGGCGACCACAGCGAGGGCTTCCTGAACGAGCAGTAACTGTTCTTCGTGCTTGGTTGTTTGAACATTTTTTGCATCC TTATCCTTCTGATACAGACAAGCTTATGTTAGCAAAACAGACTGGTCTGTCTCGTAGTCAG GTATCTAACTGGTTCATTAATGCAAGAGTGAGGCTTTGGAAACCAATGGTTGAAGAAATATACATGCTGGAAACCAAGCAGCAACAAACACAGAAGAATTTACATAGAGAAGATCGAAACGCCAACAGGACGAACGATCATCATCATCCATCGAACTCATTGGCAATGGATAACCCCTCTACATCCACTCAACAAATTCAAGATACTCCTCCCAAACGCACCTGGAACGAACCTCATGATGTGCCAATGGGAAATCACAATGAACCCTTGAACGTATCTTACAACTTGTCAACCCATCCCCATGTAGCCACAAACACAAACATGGCGGGCAACAACGGTGGAGTTTCCTTAACTCTTGGTCTTCACCAGAACAATGTCATAGGTGGCTTTTCCGAACCCTTCCCTGTAGGGTTCCCTGTAGCAGCCACTCGACGTTTTGGCCTCGGAATCCTAGGCAACAACGATGGGTACGTAATGGGTGGACATTTTAGTAGAGATGTTCTTGGAGGTCAGATGTTACATGACTTTGTAGGGTGA
- the LOC120090377 gene encoding protein RETICULATA, chloroplastic-like encodes MAVFGISYSVEFGNEVVLGKIWSQGVAFGCRSFRNVVKEVAYPISDRKGIGRCIAVKRKNKFSVVMNFSKSHLDSDAPAAAITVSKEKDEPIRGKDFRSLEISEVDIDKHDGDLIDGNGGNGTYNNGGGGGGGGGGGGGGGDDSRGDKEEEEFGPIMKFEEVMKEVESRGVTLPSDMLEAAKSEGIRKLLLLRYLEMQGLGWPLGFLMRSCGMIRNRVLADPSFFFKVGVELVIDSCCATFAEVQKRGKDFWTEFELYLADILVGVAVNFALVALLAPYARFGQPSVSKGFLGRIHHACEALPSSVFEAERPGCRFSVQQRIATFFYKGLMYGVVGFGCGILGQGIANLIMTAKRSIKKSEDEVPVPPLFKSAALWGVFLAVSSNTRYQIINGLERLVESSPLAKNIPAVALAFTVGIRFGNNVYAGMQFIDWARWSGVQ; translated from the exons ATGGCGGTATTTGGAATATCGTATTCTGTGGAATTCGGGAATGAAGTAGTTTTGGGGAAGATTTGGAGTCAGGGGGTGGCTTTCGGCTGCAGAAGCTTTAGAAATGTGGTGAAGGAAGTTGCATATCCGATATCGGATCGAAAAGGTATTGGAAGATGCATAGctgtaaaaaggaaaaataagttcTCGGTGGTGATGAATTTTTCGAAGTCGCATTTGGATTCAGACGCTCCGGCAGCTGCTATTACTGTCTCGAAGGAAAAGGATGAACCCATTAGAGGAAAGGATTTTAGAAGTTTGGAGATATCAGAAGTGGACATTGATAAACATGACGGAGATTTAATTGATGGCAACGGTGGTAATGGAACTTATAATAATGGTGGAGGTGGAGGTGGAGGTGGAGGTGGCGGTGGCGGTGGTGGGGATGACAGCAGGGGAgacaaagaagaagaggaatttGGTccaattatgaaatttgaagaGGTGATGAAAGAGGTGGAATCACGAGGGGTGACTCTTCCTTCTGATATGTTAGAGGCAGCCAAGAGCGAGGGAATTCGCAAGTTGCTGCTGCTTAGATATTTGGAGATGCAg GGTTTAGGCTGGCCTCTTGGCTTTTTGATGAGATCCTGCGGTATGATTCGAAACCGGGTTCTGGCTGATCCATCATTTTTCTTCAAAGTTGGCGTGGAG TTAGTTATTGATTCTTGCTGTGCTACTTTTGCGGAAGTTCAAAAGAGAGGCAAAGATTTCTGGACAGAATTTGAGCTTTATCTTGCTGATATTTTGGTTGGCGTGGCAGTTAACTTTGCTTTGGTTGCCCTGTTGGCACCTTATGCTCGTTTTGGGCAACCATCTGTGTCAAAAGGTTTCCTCGGACGTATTCATCATGCTTGTGAAGCACTACCTAGCAG TGTTTTTGAAGCTGAACGACCAGGATGTAGATTTTCTGTACAACAAAGAATTGCAACATTTTTCTATAAG GGACTCATGTATGGCGTAGTAGGATTTGGATGTGGTATACTCGGCCAAGGCATTGCAAATTTAATAATGACCGCGAaaag GAGCATAAAGAAATCTGAAGATGAAGTACCAGTGCCACCTCTCTTTAAGAGCGCCGCACTTTGGG GTGTTTTCCTCGCAGTATCTTCAAACACACGTTACCAGATCATCAATGGACTAGAACGTCTAGTCGAATCATCACCATTAGCAAAGAATATTCCAGCAGTTGCTTTGGCTTTCACAGTTGGTATTCGATTTGGCAATAACGTGTATGCTGGAATGCAATTTATCGACTGGGCTAGATGGAGTGGAGTGCAGTAA